In Mytilus trossulus isolate FHL-02 chromosome 14, PNRI_Mtr1.1.1.hap1, whole genome shotgun sequence, a genomic segment contains:
- the LOC134696815 gene encoding uncharacterized protein LOC134696815 translates to MDTLQSDISVIDLCGFSKLCPRACSVCPYIFTVKGYNVFLRDFIIGTKTGYPRFDEVCAELTDQKASIMIVKKGSYEEDLLNTTCPQDILAVFDNVNITTSSGTKTTGCLGTTVDVCRDKTTVAFNYNSACSAAKMKSQDGKYSCLYSMKLGPDTYLSVLNQDTTVDGSNTFRFSCFAYSITGGVLYATETPTTCTSTTTSTDLGSANEGVTIVAWNVTCKYGG, encoded by the exons ATGGATACACTTCAATCCGACATCTCAGTAATCGATCTGTGTGGATTCAGTAAATTGTGTCCCCGTGCCTGTAGTGTATGTccttatatttttacagttaaaG GTTATAACGTGTTTTTACGAGATTTTATTATTGGAACGAAGACTGGATATCCTCGATTTGATGAAGTGTGTGCTGAGTTAACCGACCAAAAGGCTTCCATCATGATTGTAAAGAAAG GGTCTTATGAAGAAGATTTACTGAACACAACATGTCCACAGGATATATTGGCTGTATTTGATAACGTGAATATCACAACATCGTCTGGTACTAAAACAACTGGGTGTCTAGGGACAACAGTAGATGTTTGTAGAGACAAGACTACAGTAGCATTTAACTACAACAGTGCGTGCTCTGCTGCAAAAATGAAATCAC aaGATGGGAAGTACAGTTGTTTATACTCTATGAAATTGGGGCCGGATACATATCTTAGTGTTTTGAATCAGGATACGACAGTTGATGGATCAAATACATTTAGATTCTCTTGCTTT GCATACTCCATAACAGGGGGTGTTTTGTACGCGACAGAAACGCCAACAACATGTACCAGTACTACAACGTCTACTGATCTTGGATCAGCAAATGAGGGTGTTACTATTGTAGCATGGAATGTCACTTGTAAGTATGGGGGTTAA